The Branchiostoma floridae strain S238N-H82 chromosome 17, Bfl_VNyyK, whole genome shotgun sequence genome has a window encoding:
- the LOC118404789 gene encoding 60S ribosomal protein L11 isoform X3 has product MAEKEVRRENPMRELRIRKLCLNICVGESGDRLTRAAKVLEQLTGQTPVFSKARYTVRSFGIRRNEKIAVHCTVRGAKAEEILERGLKVKEYELRKNNFSATGNFGFGIAEHIDLGIKYDPSIGIYGMDFYVVLGRPGFNVSCKKHKSGRVGFKHRITKEDSMRWFQQKYDGILLPGK; this is encoded by the exons ATGGCG GAGAAGGAAGTACGCCGCGAGAACCCGATGCGCGAGCTGCGTATCCGGAAGCTGTGTCTGAACATCTGCGTCGGGGAGAGCGGTGACAGACTGACGCGCGCCGCCAAGGTGCTGGAACAGCTGACAGGACAGACCCCCGTCTTCTCCAAAG cCCGGTACACAGTGAGGTCTTTCGGCATCCGTAGAAACGAGAAGATCGCGGTCCACTGCACGGTGCGTGGCGCCAAGGCCGAGGAGATCTTGGAACGCGGGCTGAAG GTGAAGGAATACGAGTTGCGGAAGAACAATTTCTCGGCCACCGGCAACTTTGGCTTCGGCATTGCCGAGCACATCGACTTGGGGATCAAGTACGACCCCAGCATCGGCATCTACG GAATGGACTTCTACGTGGTGCTTGGCCGGCCAGGGTTCAATGTGAGCTGTAAGAAGCACAAGTCTGGCAGGGTCGGCTTCAAACACCGCATCACCAAGGAAGACTCCATGCGCTGGTTCCAACAGAAG tATGACGGCATCCTGCTCCCAGGGAAGTAA
- the LOC118404789 gene encoding 60S ribosomal protein L11 isoform X2: MSCQEKEVRRENPMRELRIRKLCLNICVGESGDRLTRAAKVLEQLTGQTPVFSKARYTVRSFGIRRNEKIAVHCTVRGAKAEEILERGLKVKEYELRKNNFSATGNFGFGIAEHIDLGIKYDPSIGIYGMDFYVVLGRPGFNVSCKKHKSGRVGFKHRITKEDSMRWFQQKYDGILLPGK; this comes from the exons ATGTCTTGTCAGGAGAAGGAAGTACGCCGCGAGAACCCGATGCGCGAGCTGCGTATCCGGAAGCTGTGTCTGAACATCTGCGTCGGGGAGAGCGGTGACAGACTGACGCGCGCCGCCAAGGTGCTGGAACAGCTGACAGGACAGACCCCCGTCTTCTCCAAAG cCCGGTACACAGTGAGGTCTTTCGGCATCCGTAGAAACGAGAAGATCGCGGTCCACTGCACGGTGCGTGGCGCCAAGGCCGAGGAGATCTTGGAACGCGGGCTGAAG GTGAAGGAATACGAGTTGCGGAAGAACAATTTCTCGGCCACCGGCAACTTTGGCTTCGGCATTGCCGAGCACATCGACTTGGGGATCAAGTACGACCCCAGCATCGGCATCTACG GAATGGACTTCTACGTGGTGCTTGGCCGGCCAGGGTTCAATGTGAGCTGTAAGAAGCACAAGTCTGGCAGGGTCGGCTTCAAACACCGCATCACCAAGGAAGACTCCATGCGCTGGTTCCAACAGAAG tATGACGGCATCCTGCTCCCAGGGAAGTAA
- the LOC118404789 gene encoding 60S ribosomal protein L11 isoform X4, with translation MRELRIRKLCLNICVGESGDRLTRAAKVLEQLTGQTPVFSKARYTVRSFGIRRNEKIAVHCTVRGAKAEEILERGLKVKEYELRKNNFSATGNFGFGIAEHIDLGIKYDPSIGIYGMDFYVVLGRPGFNVSCKKHKSGRVGFKHRITKEDSMRWFQQKYDGILLPGK, from the exons ATGCGCGAGCTGCGTATCCGGAAGCTGTGTCTGAACATCTGCGTCGGGGAGAGCGGTGACAGACTGACGCGCGCCGCCAAGGTGCTGGAACAGCTGACAGGACAGACCCCCGTCTTCTCCAAAG cCCGGTACACAGTGAGGTCTTTCGGCATCCGTAGAAACGAGAAGATCGCGGTCCACTGCACGGTGCGTGGCGCCAAGGCCGAGGAGATCTTGGAACGCGGGCTGAAG GTGAAGGAATACGAGTTGCGGAAGAACAATTTCTCGGCCACCGGCAACTTTGGCTTCGGCATTGCCGAGCACATCGACTTGGGGATCAAGTACGACCCCAGCATCGGCATCTACG GAATGGACTTCTACGTGGTGCTTGGCCGGCCAGGGTTCAATGTGAGCTGTAAGAAGCACAAGTCTGGCAGGGTCGGCTTCAAACACCGCATCACCAAGGAAGACTCCATGCGCTGGTTCCAACAGAAG tATGACGGCATCCTGCTCCCAGGGAAGTAA
- the LOC118405108 gene encoding uncharacterized protein LOC118405108 isoform X2 has protein sequence MPWNVLLLTAMALAAVQHRTEAVLGESRKLIFPELRTVSNYARLDTALAQDLTSFTLCVQMRSDVPYSLINYYQMGIVSYAVPSNHNELLLFIEKGFNLYMYDYILMANPASPWDGEWHTVCTTWRSSDGAWQFYVDGALTASASGFLVGGRVRTGGMWILGQDQDNVGGGFAAHQAFSGEMSQVNLWDRVLSADEIGADCNHHGNVIDWDTTNIEIFGQVTTAEYRCRLPCTADIVLVLDVSSSISRDQFVLARDFMMSFVECAALRDQDIWIGVMQYTCEASTYIALGQYALGSVQLGPAIHYIMYQGGETRTGEAIRKMRSTSGWRDELEIPRAAVILTDGQTTDDYANEAEAARNAGVALYSVSVGFPALINNAALATITNDNGRVFAVNQPCDAADKIVADLCG, from the exons ATGCCGTGGAACGTGCTGCTACTCACCGCCATGGCGCTCGCTGCCGTTCAACACAGAACGGAAGCCG TACTGGGGGAGTCACGGAAGCTGATCTTCCCCGAACTACGCACTGTAAGTAACTACGCCCGACTGGACACCGCGCTGGCACAGGACCTCACCAGCTTCACTCTCTGTGTGCAAATGCGCTCTGACGTGCCATACAGCCTGATCAACTACTACCAGATGGGGATAGTCAGCTACGCAGTGCCGAGCAATCACAACGAGCTACTATTGTTCATTGAAAAGGGTTTTAAC TTGTATATGTATGACTACATCTTGATGGCTAACCCGGCCTCCCCATGGGACGGAGAGTGGCACACCGTCTGCACCACCTGGCGTAGCAGCGACGGTGCCTGGCAGTTCTACGTCGACGGCGCACTGACGGCCTCCGCCTCAGGGTTCTTGGTTGGAGGTAGAGTCCGCACGGGTGGTATGTGGATTCTCGGACAGGACCAAGACAACGTCGGGGGAGGATTCGCCGCGCACCAGGCCTTCAGTGGAGAGATGTCGCAG gTGAACCTCTGGGACCGCGTGCTGTCTGCGGATGAGATAGGTGCGGACTGTAACCACCATGGTAACGTGATTGACTGGGACACGACCAACATCGAAATCTTCGGCCAGGTCACCACTGCTGAGTATCGCTGTCGGCTTC CTTGCACCGCTGACATTGTTCTCGTACTCGACGTTTCTTCGAGCATCTCGCGGGACCAGTTCGTCCTCGCCCGGGACTTCATGATGTCTTTCGTTGAATGTGCAGCTTTGCGAGACCAGGATATTTGG ATTGGAGTCATGCAATACACCTGTGAAGCTTCCACCTACATCGCCCTGGGACAATATGCACTGGGCAGTGTTCAGTTGGGACCAGCCATCCACTACATAATGTACCAGGGAGGCGAGACCCGCACAGGCGAGGCAATCCGCAAAATGAGGAGTACG TCTGGTTGGAGAGACGAGCTGGAGATTCCTCGGGCAGCGGTGATTCTGACAGACGGACAG ACGACTGATGACTACGCTAATGAAGCCGAAGCCGCGCGGAATGCAGGTGTTGCCCTGTACAGCGTGTCTGTGGGGTTCCCGGCTCTTATAAACAACGCTGCGCTGGCAACTATCACCAACGATAACGGCCGCGTGTTCGCCGTCAACCAACCCTGCGATGCTGCGGACAAAATCGTGGCCGACCTGTGTG GGTGA
- the LOC118405108 gene encoding C-reactive protein 1.1-like isoform X1: MPWNVLLLTAMALAAVQHRTEAAVLGESRKLIFPELRTVSNYARLDTALAQDLTSFTLCVQMRSDVPYSLINYYQMGIVSYAVPSNHNELLLFIEKGFNLYMYDYILMANPASPWDGEWHTVCTTWRSSDGAWQFYVDGALTASASGFLVGGRVRTGGMWILGQDQDNVGGGFAAHQAFSGEMSQVNLWDRVLSADEIGADCNHHGNVIDWDTTNIEIFGQVTTAEYRCRLPCTADIVLVLDVSSSISRDQFVLARDFMMSFVECAALRDQDIWIGVMQYTCEASTYIALGQYALGSVQLGPAIHYIMYQGGETRTGEAIRKMRSTSGWRDELEIPRAAVILTDGQTTDDYANEAEAARNAGVALYSVSVGFPALINNAALATITNDNGRVFAVNQPCDAADKIVADLCG, translated from the exons ATGCCGTGGAACGTGCTGCTACTCACCGCCATGGCGCTCGCTGCCGTTCAACACAGAACGGAAGCCG CAGTACTGGGGGAGTCACGGAAGCTGATCTTCCCCGAACTACGCACTGTAAGTAACTACGCCCGACTGGACACCGCGCTGGCACAGGACCTCACCAGCTTCACTCTCTGTGTGCAAATGCGCTCTGACGTGCCATACAGCCTGATCAACTACTACCAGATGGGGATAGTCAGCTACGCAGTGCCGAGCAATCACAACGAGCTACTATTGTTCATTGAAAAGGGTTTTAAC TTGTATATGTATGACTACATCTTGATGGCTAACCCGGCCTCCCCATGGGACGGAGAGTGGCACACCGTCTGCACCACCTGGCGTAGCAGCGACGGTGCCTGGCAGTTCTACGTCGACGGCGCACTGACGGCCTCCGCCTCAGGGTTCTTGGTTGGAGGTAGAGTCCGCACGGGTGGTATGTGGATTCTCGGACAGGACCAAGACAACGTCGGGGGAGGATTCGCCGCGCACCAGGCCTTCAGTGGAGAGATGTCGCAG gTGAACCTCTGGGACCGCGTGCTGTCTGCGGATGAGATAGGTGCGGACTGTAACCACCATGGTAACGTGATTGACTGGGACACGACCAACATCGAAATCTTCGGCCAGGTCACCACTGCTGAGTATCGCTGTCGGCTTC CTTGCACCGCTGACATTGTTCTCGTACTCGACGTTTCTTCGAGCATCTCGCGGGACCAGTTCGTCCTCGCCCGGGACTTCATGATGTCTTTCGTTGAATGTGCAGCTTTGCGAGACCAGGATATTTGG ATTGGAGTCATGCAATACACCTGTGAAGCTTCCACCTACATCGCCCTGGGACAATATGCACTGGGCAGTGTTCAGTTGGGACCAGCCATCCACTACATAATGTACCAGGGAGGCGAGACCCGCACAGGCGAGGCAATCCGCAAAATGAGGAGTACG TCTGGTTGGAGAGACGAGCTGGAGATTCCTCGGGCAGCGGTGATTCTGACAGACGGACAG ACGACTGATGACTACGCTAATGAAGCCGAAGCCGCGCGGAATGCAGGTGTTGCCCTGTACAGCGTGTCTGTGGGGTTCCCGGCTCTTATAAACAACGCTGCGCTGGCAACTATCACCAACGATAACGGCCGCGTGTTCGCCGTCAACCAACCCTGCGATGCTGCGGACAAAATCGTGGCCGACCTGTGTG GGTGA